One Sinorhizobium mexicanum genomic region harbors:
- the mtgA gene encoding monofunctional biosynthetic peptidoglycan transglycosylase, with amino-acid sequence MSANRWSSAWRARLRRLFLAVLALLVLPYVLIVFYALDFVRPISTLMLRDLVLLRGFDRQWVEFDDIAPVLVQSVMMSEDGQFCSHAGIDWNQMRGVVEDALDGEQTRGASTIPMQTVKNLFLWNGRSFVRKAMELPLAIVADFVWSKRRMMEIYLNVAEWGEGIYGIEAAAQHHFGVSAAKLSRRQAALLAVSLPNPIDRNAGKPGRGLRRLASLIERRASRSGGYITCLYD; translated from the coding sequence ATGTCCGCCAATCGCTGGTCTTCCGCATGGCGGGCGAGGCTTCGTCGCCTCTTTCTTGCCGTCCTTGCTCTCCTCGTGCTCCCCTATGTACTCATCGTCTTCTACGCCCTGGATTTCGTCCGCCCGATCTCGACGCTGATGCTGCGCGACCTCGTGCTGTTGCGCGGCTTTGACCGGCAGTGGGTGGAGTTCGACGACATCGCGCCTGTGCTCGTCCAGTCGGTGATGATGTCGGAGGACGGCCAGTTCTGCTCGCATGCCGGTATCGACTGGAACCAGATGCGCGGCGTCGTCGAAGATGCGCTCGACGGTGAACAGACGCGGGGAGCAAGCACGATCCCGATGCAGACGGTCAAGAACCTGTTTCTCTGGAACGGTCGTTCCTTTGTCCGCAAGGCGATGGAACTGCCGCTTGCGATCGTCGCCGATTTCGTCTGGAGCAAGCGCCGGATGATGGAAATCTACCTGAACGTCGCCGAGTGGGGAGAAGGCATCTACGGTATCGAGGCCGCCGCGCAGCACCACTTCGGCGTTTCGGCCGCCAAACTATCGCGCCGCCAGGCTGCCCTGCTCGCCGTATCGCTGCCGAATCCGATCGACCGCAACGCCGGCAAGCCAGGGCGGGGCCTGAGGCGGCTTGCATCGCTCATCGAGCGCCGCGCCAGCCGCTCCGGCGGTTACATCACATGCCTTTATGATTAA